A window of Nonomuraea angiospora genomic DNA:
GACGGGAATCGAACCTGCGCCGTCAGCTTCCAAGGAGCGGTCTCCAGCAGCGCAAACAGATCCGGGAGCGGATGCAGTGCGTGATCGGGTAGCGCGGAGATCTGTTCCTCGGCTACGGGGTCGATGATGAGGTTGAACACCTAGACATCGATCCCACGAGCAGCAAGGATCTCTCGCCATGGCCTCCCCTGAGGAACCGGTTCGCCGGCCAAGGCCTGCTGGGCAAGGACGTGCATCTGCCGGCGTCCTTCGGGATCCTTTGCGGTGTCACACGCGGAGATCCACCAGCGGTGCACGAAAGCGTTCAGCGCTCCAAGATCCAGGGTCACCCTGACCTCGTCGAGCACAGCCTTGAGCCCGGCATCGAAAGCCTCGCGATCTTCCGGGACGACCAGCGCGGCACGGATGGCCCGCAGGTTCTTCTCAGGCAGAGGCGAGCCGACGGAGATGAATTCCTGCGGCTGTGCGGTCATGCCCGCTTCCTTCCCTTCCTCTAGAGACTACAGAGGAAGGGTGACATCCTTCACGCACCCACGAGAGCTGGGCCTGCCAAGCCCTGTTCAGAGCCGTTCGCGCGGCTGCTCGTCGGGACCCTGGCTGTTCAGATCCGCCCCGGTCAGTTCGTGATCGTCCGCTTGAGAGGCGCCACGCTGTGTGCTTCCCCGCGGTGCAGTGATCTCAGAGTTTGTACAGCTTGTTGAATGGTGTCGTGATTCGTTCCTGCCGTGATCCGAAATCGACGACCACGGCGACCTCGTCTTCTACACCGATGACGACACCAAGGCCATACCGGTCGTGGGTCACCTGGTCGTTCACGCTGAACCGCTCGGCAGGCGGGGCGGGTGGCGGAGGTTTGAAGGGACTTGTGGACAGGTGAGGGCGGGACTGGCCGCTTGCTGACTTCATTCCCTCCAGTATGCGCCGCTTCTGAGAACGCTCACGACGTGGGATCGACAAGCTCGCCTAAATGATCAAGGTCCGGGTGAGGATTCGACTCCGGATTTGGGCCTTCGAGTTTGGAGCGGGCGACGGAAACCGAATCTCGCGCTGTCGGTGGGGACCGGCTACGCGGTCCTGAGCTGGGAAAGCCGAGGCAGGTCAGGGTGGCCGGTTGACCGTGGAGGTGGGACGGGCGCGGGTCGGCATCCCGCAAGCGAGCATCCCGCGCTTCCAGAGCACCTGAGCACCTACGTCGGCATCGAGCCGGGGGCGCTGCTCTTCCCCGGCGCGAAGGGCGGACCGTTGCGGGCGCATCGGTCAACACGCATACGAGCTGGGTTGACGTGGTCAGGGACATGGGCATGCCTGGCCTGCACTTCCGTGATCTGCGTCACGCCGGGAACATGGGGCCGAGTCGGGCGCGAGGCTCAAGGACCTGATAACCCGATGGGACACGACAACGTGCTTGCGGCGGCGATCTATCAGCACGCCGTAAAGAGGTGCCGACAAAGCCAGCCGAAACGGACGAATGGCGATGTCGCCGAACTCGAGGTCAGGGGAGTTCGGCGAGCCATTCGCTCAGTCGCTGGACCGCGGCATCTACCGACTCCCTGTGCCTGTCGTCGGCTCAGGTGCACTCGATGCGCGAGTCAAGGTAGCTGCCATCAGGGCTGAAGCGGTGGAGGATGGCGTACCACCGCTTATGTGACAACCAATCCTCGGTCATTGAGTAGTCCTCCCGGAAGGCGGCTACGACCCCGCCAAGGAACTGGCCATCGCACCACTGGCCGATGCTGTCGGTGTGGTAGGCGGGCTCGTATGAAATCGGGATGACCTCGGGATACGTCACGCCCCGAACCGTAGCCACCTTGTACGACAATCTCCTGTTCTGCCCTCCCAGAACGGCTGACGCTCCCAAAGCGATTCGCTAACTCGTCTTGTCGAAGTTGTCATCACAACCGAAGATCTTCCTGCCCGGGCCCGGGCCTTGCGGATGGTGATCATCCCGGAGCCGGAGCGCCCCCGCCGGAGGCTTTGTTTGTGCTGTCACTCATGCGTATGGCTCACGCTGTTCGACGAGAAAATATGGTTGCTGGAGCTGGGTGAGTTGTCTAGGTTGCCACGGTGGGCGAGGTTGCGGAGTTGAACGGTCCTACGCTGTTGTGCATTGTTGGACCTCCAGCGGTTGGCAAGATGGCGGTCGCCTATGAGATCGCACAGCTGACCGGGATGAAGGTCTTTCACAACCATTTGGCTATCGAGCCGGTGCTGCGGTTTTTCGAGTTCGGCAGCGAGCCTTACGTGCGTCTCGTTGGCGAGTTCAGACGACGGGTCTTTGAGGAGGTGGCCGCTAGCGATCTGGCTGGTCTGATCTTCACGTTCGTGTGGGCGTTCGACGATCCTGCAGATGAGGCTGAGCTGGAGCGTTACGCTGCTCCGTTCCGTAACAGGGAAGGACGGGTTTTCTATCTGGAGCTGTCCGCGAGCCAGGAGGTGCGTCTGGAGCGGAACAAGGGGGAGCTTCGCCTGGCTGAGAAGCCGTCGAAACGTGATCTCGACTGGTCGCGGCGAAACCTTCTGGAGATGGACGCCAAGTACCAGCTGAACTCGAATGGCGAGTTCACGGATCGGGCCGACTACTTGCGGATCGACAATACCGAGCTGTCGGCGGCCGCAGTCGCGAAGCTAGCCATCAAGCACTTCGGTCTCAGATAGCGGTTACGAGTATGGATTGCTCGGCTTGGAGATCGTGGGACTGGGCGGCTTCATCCGTCCATGCGCGGCCCGAGCACGGCGCGCGCGAGAACGGCCCCCAGGCCGCACGCGCAGCGTGCGGCCGAGCGCAGGGCCGCGCCGGCGGCGCGGAGCGTCGCCGCTTGATACCTACAAGAACTATTCGGCAGTGCGCTGGTTGTGCCTGGCGGCCTTGCAGGCCTCGGTGATGAGTTCGATGAGATCGGCTATGAGTTTCGGGCTTGCGGCGATGGTTGCGTGGGCGCTCATGCTGTGGGGGCTGCCGTCGAGGTCGACGACCGCGGCTCCGGCTTCGCGGGCGATGATGACGCCGGCGGCGGTGTCCCATGGGTTGTTGGTGAGCATGATGTTGGCGTCGATCTTGCCGTCTGCGACCCAGGCGAGATCGATCGCGGCTGAGCCGAACATCCGTATGCGTTGGACGCGTGCGGCCAGTTCCTGGGTCAGGGCGAGACGGGGCCGGTTCCGTTCGTGGGCATTCGTGCCCACGGCATAGTCGCCGATGGCCACGATGGCGGTTTCCAACTCGCGGGCATCGCTCACTCGAATGTCGGATCCGTTGGCTTGAGCACCTGCCCCTTCGGCTGCTGTATAGCGGATATCGAGGAACGGGAGATCGATGACTCCGAGCGTGGGCATGTCCTTGTCGATCAGCCCGAGAGATACCCCGCACAGTGGGATGCCGTGCAGGAAGTTGGCTGTTCCGTCCAGCGGGTCGAGTGCCCACATCAGGCCGTCACCCATGCGGCTGACGCCCTCTTCTTCACCGAGGAACCCGATCTCAGGTGTCTCTCGCGACAGGAATTCGCGTACGGCGTGTTCTACGGCGTAGTCCACTTCTGTCGCCATGTCACGGTCACCTTTGGCGGTGACGACACCGGGAGTCTTGGTTCTGATGATGTCGCTGGCGATTGATACGGCGCGTTCGGCGATGGGGAGAAGCGTTCGGGCGTCGATGGTCATACAGGTTTGCTCCGCTCCCACATATCCCTGAACACCTGGTCGAAGACGGGGAACAACCCCTCCGCGGCGGTGTTGTCTTTGATCACGAAGGTTGGCGAGTCGACTCCGCGGGACTGCGGTAGATACGGCTGGACCACGCAGAGCGCCCGGTCAACGATCAGCAGGTTGAAGCGGATCGTCTCGTCGTAGACGTGGAGTTCGAGGCGCTGGGCCGACGCGGTGTCGAGTCGATCGCGCAGCCTGGTCAGCATGGTGATGTTAAGTGCTGTGAGGGTCGTCAGAGTGTTGTCGGTGTAGCGCTCTTCTGCTTCGCGGGCGCGGATCGCCTGGCCTTTGGGGTCGAGGAAGAGGCAGCGGATGCGGGTGCCGGAGTCCAGCAGGCGCCTGAGCTGATGGTCGGGGTGGCTCTGGCAGATGATGTTGAGCGACAGTCCCGCCGCGCTGATCTCCTTCGCGCTGTCGAACATCGCCGATGGGGGATAAGCGGATGAGAAGGCGGAGCGGCTGCTGAAGACCGCGGTTACGTCGGCCATCTGCGGCATCGCGCAGGCCGCAACCTCGGGGCCGGCGCTTCGGGCTGGCTCTGGCTCTGTCCTCGGCGTGGGACTTCGACGGCGCCCGTGGAGAACAGCTCACGTGCGGACTTCCCCGGGAACATCGCTTCCAAGACGCGGCAGTGGCCCGAGTAGGGCAAGCCCTTGAGTTCGCCTGTCAGCCATCGATGGAGCTGCGCACGGCTCGGCCAACCACCCTGCAACGACGGGTCCACCTTCTTGGCGGCTTTGTCGTACTCCTTACAGAACGTGCTGTAGGTCTGCCAGTGGCGTTGCGTCAGAAGGATCTTCAACAGGATCGGCTGGTCAGTCATGATCCGCGCCTCGGGCTGGGGTGCCATACAGGCCCAGGTTAGCGACAGAGACGGGCTCGGACGAGACAAAGAAGAGACGAACGGAGACGAGTCGATCACAGACGGTACTCGCGGGCGATCGAGACGTGACAGTCTCTCGGGCAACCCTCGTTACATGACTGCGCCATGCGACTCCTGCTCCGGTCGGGGCTGGAAATACGTCAGCCTCCGCCGAGGCGTTGTGGCGGCCGAGAACTCGGGCGATGCCACTGTCGATGACCGACGCCGGGATGACTGCTGGCGGTGCAGCGGAACGGGGCAGGCGGGTGCGCTGCTGTGAACATCTACGCTGGCTGCTTTGCGCCTCATGTTGCTCCGCCTCGACCCGATCACATGCGCTTGGTCTGGCAGGAGGTCGCAAAGGAGCAGGGTCCCCCGCGTGTGGTCGAGTACACATGCGGGTGCGAGGACACGGCTTATGAGCTGTGTCGTGAGGCTGGCCTCCTCTATCTCCGTCGGACTGAGCGACGCGACGGGGTGGTGCAGACGGTCCACGAGACGTATCGCTGGCGGGCCAAGGAAGCTCTAGGTGTCTGGAATGCCCTTCTCGACGGTGGGGCTCTTTAGTGGGCGTGGCGCTGGGTGAAGTTCAGGGGCGCCCTTCGTCGCGTCTAGGGGGTTGGAGGAGGGACTTTCTGATGCGCAGCGAGACGGTCCTTCCACCAGTTCGTACCTTCCCGTGCTTTGGGGGAGACAGGCTGTCCAACTCGAACTAGGCTTTACGACAAGTCGAGTTGTTGGATGGTCGTCATGTCGTCTGAAGAGTTCGCGCCACCGAAGTACGCCCAGATCGTGCAGACGATCAGGCAGAAGATCGCGGACGGGACCTATCCGCCCGGGTCCCTGCTGCCGTCGGAGACGCAGCTTGTTCGAGACTTCAAGGTGAGCCGTCCGACAGTCGTCCGTGCCCTCCAGGTTCTTCAGCTCCGTGGGGTCATCGAACGTGAGCATGGCAAGGGGTCCTTCGTGAAGGCTGCCCCACCGGGCGCGTCCAGCCAAACCCCTCGTCCGGGCCGAGCTGTCCTGGACCGGGTGGAAGCCGACGAGAACTGCACGATCATCGATGCTGGACCACTAACGGCTACTGCTGCGGTCGCGAAGCTGTTGGACGTGCCGGAAGGGTCAACGGTAGTACGGCGCCGTGTTCTCTTCCGTGATGATGACCGGCCAACCGACCTGTTCACCATGTGGTGTCCCGCGCAGCAGGCCGAGGGGACACAACTCGGCGAGGCGCAACTGCTCACCGCCGGCATCAGGCAACATTTCCGGGCGAGCAAGGGACTCAAACTGCAACACGTCGTTGAAAGGCTGAGCGCTCGTCACCCCTCGGCCGACGAGTCGAAGGCGTTGCAGATTCCTAAGTCTTCGGCGGTCCTCGGGGTGCTTGCGAGCATCTTCAACGGTGGTGGGCGGCCCGTGCTGGTGGTAGACCTCGTCCTTCCAGGCGACCTCCATGAGTTGGAGGACTCCTACTCGCTGTAGGCGAAGCCTCCGCGCGCAACCAGACCTACTCGTACCCGACTTCGCGCTCGTTAGCGACTTCGTTGGCTGGGGGAGCCTGGATAGTTACCTCTGGACGCCAGTCGGAAAAACGAGTGTCGAAGATGAGGTCGGTTGAATCACTGTTCTTCTCAGAGGTCACCAATCGGCGGACCAGTCCCTTGGAGTCGGTGGATAGCCGCCAGTTGAGTACGACCGTCTTGTAGTCGAAGCCTTTGGGATAATCCGCGCGAAGCGATGAGGAGACTTTGTATATCTCGCCGAGCGAAACCGCTCCAGAGTACAGAGTCTCGCCTTTACCGCGGCGAACCGTGGTAGTCGACTTGAGCAACGCACCCAAGGTGGCAGGCTCGAGTACGTTCACCATCTGCAGGAAGCCGACCGCAGGCTGAACTTTGTCGTTCCTCAAAACCCACTGCTTACCTTCGGGCAGTACCGGGCTTCCATCGTTAAATATGCGGCCCCAGTAGTACATTCGACCATCAACGATGATGTCCCTGTGATGCTGAGGTATGTCCTCGTATCCGAGGGTCATGAGGGTGCGGTCCGAGGCGACCGGGCGGCCTGACCGATCGAGCTTCACCAGGACTTTCGCTCGGATGCCAACAATCTTCTTGGTGGGTTTGGTACCTCTCTCTACGATCGTGACTCCTCTGTACTTGGACAGCTGAGCCTTCAACGCGGACACAGGATCGGCAGCCTCAGCGCTCGCCGGGAGCGCGGTCATGGCTAACAACACCACCGTCACGGTAACGACGAACCGCTTCATAGAGCCTCCAGACTCGAAGTCGTCCAGAATTCTGCCGATTCGTCCGCCGTCGGGCCAAGTGGTTCTAAGAAAACTTGCGAACTTGTGTTGTCGAGCACCGAAAAGCTGGGAACCGTCACGGCAACTCGACAAGACGAGTTAGCGACAAGACGACTAGCTAGGATCAGCCTCATGGCACTGCAAGGTCCCATCCCCGTCACGTTCGACATGGTCTTCCCGCACGGCTGCTACATCGTGGGCGAGGTCGAGCCCGTCAAGGACTTCGACGCCTCGACCAACGGACGCTTCGTCCAGACCCGCGACAAGCAGAGCGGAGAGCTCGTCTGGCAGGTCAGCGTCATGGACGCGGACCCGTCGCTCAAGGCGGCTCAGAAGACCGTCTCCGTCAAGATCCTCAGCCCGACGCAGCCGGTTCCTCCGGCTCCGATGGCCGGACTGCCGTTCACGCCGGTCGAGTTCGACCACATGACCGCAACGCCGTACGTCAACCAGGCCGGGCGGCTGGCGTACTCGATCAAGGTTCGCGAGATGCGTGCTCCTCGTCCGGCCGGTAAGGCGACAGCCACTGCCAAGGACGCGGCGTGATGGGGCGGCGTAAGGCGCGTCCGGCCAGCACGATCAACCTCAAGGTCGGCCGGGGCGCTGACGTGCGGAACCATCCGTATCCGCAGCAGTCGCCGGTCCTGGGGCTCGTCTTCGGCGGCACACAGGTGCTCGTCACCATATCGGCCAACGATCACGTCACTCTCGACGACGTCGAGTTCGCTCGGAGTCTGGCGCGGGAGGCCGCCTTGTTCGCGGGTGCGGTGGAGAGTATGTTCCACGGTCTCCCGAACGGGCTGGGGGTGGCTGGTCGATGACGCTCAGCCCGTACACCTATGTCACCGTTTCCATGCGTCCCGGTCAGCCGTCGAGGGTCAGCGTCGCCTTCTGCTCGGCGGAGCTGCGGGCGCGCGCCTGGCTCGGGGAGAGCGGCAAGCCCTGCTTCGACCTGGACACCTCGGACGCCTCGGTGACCGTCTCGATCTCGGGGTCGGTGACCGATGACGACCTGACCGTTGCTCGCGAGATCTTCAACGCCGCCGCTCGGTACCTGGCCGACTGCGAGCGGCTGCACTCCGGCCAGACAGACAAGGCCACCGCTGGCGAGGCGGCCTGATGTTCAGTGGGGCCGCAGGAAGCGGCAACTCCCGGCGGCCCCTCGGTCTTCCGCACACACACGACATGCTTCGAAGGACTTCACCCTAATGTTCAAGAGGATGCCCGGCGACGAGCCGCACCGCATCGTCTCCACCACCCCCGACACGGCGGTGGTCTTAAAACCGGCCGTGCTGCAGACCCCGGCCATCATCACTCTGGTCATCTTCACCGCCCGGTTCGTGGCCGACCTCTTCCGGCTGGGCAAGCGAATCGTCGGCATCCCGCAAGCGATCATCCCGGCCCTGAGAGAGCACCTGCGGCTCTACGTGAAGCCCGAGGCAGGAGCGCTGATCTTCGCCGGGATCAAGGGTGGCCCGATGCGTCGGAGTGGGTTCAACAAGCTCTCCGGCTGGATGAAGGCCGTGCGGGCGATCGGCCGACTCGGGCGCGGGTCTCAAGGACCTCATGGCGCGCATGGGGCACGACAACGTTCAGGCCGCGATGATCTACCAGCACGCCGTCCGTGGAGCCGACAAACTGATCACGAAGCGATCGACAAGCACCTCATCGGGCACGAACTGGCGCGCGACGAGGATGACGACAATCCGCCTGGCCTGCTGGTGCCCGCCGGATGACCGGGAGCCCTAATGGCACGCTAATGGCACGCAGAGATCAAATACCCTAGACAAGATCAAAGCCCAGGTACCGAATCCATCGGTCTCCCTGGGCTTCCGCTATGAGAGCGGGTGACGGGAATCGAACCCGCGCTGTCAGCTTGGGAACTCTTTCAGGATCATGGCCTCCGACCAGGGGAAACGCTGACCTGGGTATACGCCTGTCGAGTGACCGTGAGCCCCCGCGACTCTCCGTGGATCGCCGTCCGAACGGGCACGCAGCGGGCACGGCCCGGCGGCCTGCACGAACTCCACTCGCTCTGCTCGGGCATCTACCTCACTCATCTACGGCCCTACCGGCGAGTGACTCGCGATCACAAAGGGTTGGACAGCGCCTCCGCATGGACAAGAAGATCTCGGCATGGGAACCGACATCCACGGATTCATCGAGTGCCGCACATGGACTCCCGGTCTCGATGTCGGCGAGACCGCTTGGTGCGCGGCTATCTCGCTGAAGATGTTGGTTGGCAGAGACTACGAGGCCTTCGATTGTCTCTTCGGGGTTCGCAGCTCAGGCCACTGGCGACCGATAGCGGCCGATCGCGGGCTCCCCCGGGATGCGTCGGAGAGCACCAAAGCGGGTTTGGCGGAATGGGGGAAAGCCGCCTTCGGTGTCACGTGGTTGAACTGGGATGAGGTCACCGCGATCGACTGGGATGAACCCGCCCTTCATCCGACCAACATAGCCCAGTACCGGCAGCTTCCAGATCAAAGCCTGGAACTCGTTTACCGCTCGGTATGGAGCCGCAGATTCGCTCGGGTAAGTGGCGTGGATACCTTGACGGTCGACCCTTATCAGGTTGCTGTGCTGTGGGATGAAGGCACCGAGTGGAGGGACAGAGACACCGTCTTCCGTGTTGAGCGTGCCACGCGCCGTCGTGCTGTACCGCCTGACAGCCTCTGGCATGGAGTATGGGCAGTCATGCGTACGCTCGCGCATGTTCACGGAGACGATGCTGTCCGCTTGGTGGCCT
This region includes:
- a CDS encoding DUF6247 family protein — protein: MTAQPQEFISVGSPLPEKNLRAIRAALVVPEDREAFDAGLKAVLDEVRVTLDLGALNAFVHRWWISACDTAKDPEGRRQMHVLAQQALAGEPVPQGRPWREILAARGIDV
- a CDS encoding AAA family ATPase, producing MGEVAELNGPTLLCIVGPPAVGKMAVAYEIAQLTGMKVFHNHLAIEPVLRFFEFGSEPYVRLVGEFRRRVFEEVAASDLAGLIFTFVWAFDDPADEAELERYAAPFRNREGRVFYLELSASQEVRLERNKGELRLAEKPSKRDLDWSRRNLLEMDAKYQLNSNGEFTDRADYLRIDNTELSAAAVAKLAIKHFGLR
- a CDS encoding inositol monophosphatase family protein, translated to MTIDARTLLPIAERAVSIASDIIRTKTPGVVTAKGDRDMATEVDYAVEHAVREFLSRETPEIGFLGEEEGVSRMGDGLMWALDPLDGTANFLHGIPLCGVSLGLIDKDMPTLGVIDLPFLDIRYTAAEGAGAQANGSDIRVSDARELETAIVAIGDYAVGTNAHERNRPRLALTQELAARVQRIRMFGSAAIDLAWVADGKIDANIMLTNNPWDTAAGVIIAREAGAAVVDLDGSPHSMSAHATIAASPKLIADLIELITEACKAARHNQRTAE
- a CDS encoding DUF5919 domain-containing protein, which translates into the protein MADVTAVFSSRSAFSSAYPPSAMFDSAKEISAAGLSLNIICQSHPDHQLRRLLDSGTRIRCLFLDPKGQAIRAREAEERYTDNTLTTLTALNITMLTRLRDRLDTASAQRLELHVYDETIRFNLLIVDRALCVVQPYLPQSRGVDSPTFVIKDNTAAEGLFPVFDQVFRDMWERSKPV
- a CDS encoding GntR family transcriptional regulator produces the protein MSSEEFAPPKYAQIVQTIRQKIADGTYPPGSLLPSETQLVRDFKVSRPTVVRALQVLQLRGVIEREHGKGSFVKAAPPGASSQTPRPGRAVLDRVEADENCTIIDAGPLTATAAVAKLLDVPEGSTVVRRRVLFRDDDRPTDLFTMWCPAQQAEGTQLGEAQLLTAGIRQHFRASKGLKLQHVVERLSARHPSADESKALQIPKSSAVLGVLASIFNGGGRPVLVVDLVLPGDLHELEDSYSL
- a CDS encoding plasmid replication, integration and excision activator; this translates as MALQGPIPVTFDMVFPHGCYIVGEVEPVKDFDASTNGRFVQTRDKQSGELVWQVSVMDADPSLKAAQKTVSVKILSPTQPVPPAPMAGLPFTPVEFDHMTATPYVNQAGRLAYSIKVREMRAPRPAGKATATAKDAA